The genomic interval CCTAGCATTGCTAAAACACCAATAAGTCCCATACTTGAGTTTAACAATGATTGCACCCCATAATCTACTGGATTTAAAACTGCTGTAAAAATTGGCAGCATTAACAGATTAATTATTTTAGGTATAAATGGGGCTAAACCATATATTAAACTATGCGAAATAACTTTTTTAAACATAAAAACTACATTTTCACTTTTATAGATAGTGAAATAGATTCTAAATAGATTTAAATATCGAGTGTATTCAAATCTATTTGCGAAAGATAAATTGATGTGCCATATTGATTTTCATGTGCCGAATAATAGCTCATCCATAAAATATTATCTTTTAAAATCATCCCTGCATAAGAACAATCTCCACCACTAGGAAGCTCTAAAAGTTTTTTATATTTATTTAATTCTACATCATATACTCCTAAAATCAATCTTTGACCTTCTCTTCCAGAAACTAACATTTTATTCTGATCTAATAATAAAAAATTAGGCCCACCGAAACTAGTAACCGGTATTTCTCCAAACCAATCCCATTCTAATTCTGGTTTTTTTGATTTTCCAATTATTGCACTTCCAGAGCTTCTTCTTGCAAGAATAAAAAATTCTCCGTTTTTACTGATACGAATTGTCGCTTCATTAGGTAAATTTGTAATTTTTTTAAAAACATTAGTTTTTCTAAAAAATTCTCCATCATTACTAACATATAAATCAAAAATACCATTTAAATTATAACCTACAGAGTAAGCTTTATTTTCAAACCAAGTAATTCTCCATGGCCAAGCTTGATTGCCCTGAGTTTTTGATTGAGAATCTTTAACATTGTCAAGAACAACGCTCTTTAATTCTTTCCAGCCGCTAGTCGAAGAATAATATGAAATATAATCTGAAAAACCTGTCAGTTCTTTGTTTGTATAGGTAGATCCGTGAATATAAAGCATTAATTTCCCATTATTCTGAGAAAATTTCGGATCTCTTAAATCAATTCCAGAAACATTAAATTCTTTTATCAGTGTCCATTTTTTTCCATCAGAACTACTTAACATTTTTACAATTCCATCTGTGCCTAACGCATGTGAATCTGATTCTCTGAAAACTAAAAAAAACTGATTATTAAAAAAAACTAAGTCTGTAAAAGCTTGATGCTTGCCTTTATCATTTGTTAATCTTTTGACGATAATAGAACTATTATCATCATTATCTTGTGAAGTACAAGATGTGCAAAATAAAACCCCAAAAAATAAACTTAGTAAAATTCTCTTCATAAAAAATTAGCTTATGTGAATTTGTTTCAATGCATCTCCTTTTTCTAAATCTACCACTACTTTTTTACCAAGAATATCTTTTAAAAATTTTGGATGCATTCCAAATCCTGGCCTAATTGAACGAACATTATTTTCAGTAATAATTTCACCTGATTTAATATTTTCGACAACGTATAATGATCTTGAAAAATCTTTCCCTTTTCTTTGTTTTTCTGTTAGCTTATAATCAACAACTCCAATAGCGCTTTCAGCTTCGCGTACAGCTTTTACCATTTCACTAAACTCTTCTTCATTCATTGAGAAAGAAGCATCAGGCCCTCCAATAGCTCGATCTAAGATAAAGTGCTTCTCTATTATTTTTGCACCAAAACAAGTTGCTACAATAGGTACTGTAGACCCCATTGTATGATCAGACAAGCCACTAATTACATTATATCGTTCTGCTAAATCCTTTACCATAGACATATTGGCTTCATTAATCGGAGCTGGATAGCTAGAAGTGCATTTTAATAGTGCTATATCCTTATTTCCCATTCTCCTGCATGCATCTAATGCCAGTTCAATGTCTGTTTGTTCAGAAATACCTGTAGAAATAATAACTGGTTTTCCTTTTGAAGCAACATATTCAATTAAAGGTATGTCAGTGATTTCAAATGAA from Flavobacterium sp. carries:
- the pseI gene encoding pseudaminic acid synthase, yielding MKLGNIEINSTSPVFIIAELSANHNGNLKTALDTIRAAKRAGADCIKLQTYTADTMTIDCDKDDFIINGTIWNGQNLHKLYQEAYTPWEWHEELFKVAEEEGLICFSSPFDKTAVDFLEKLNVPAYKIASFEITDIPLIEYVASKGKPVIISTGISEQTDIELALDACRRMGNKDIALLKCTSSYPAPINEANMSMVKDLAERYNVISGLSDHTMGSTVPIVATCFGAKIIEKHFILDRAIGGPDASFSMNEEEFSEMVKAVREAESAIGVVDYKLTEKQRKGKDFSRSLYVVENIKSGEIITENNVRSIRPGFGMHPKFLKDILGKKVVVDLEKGDALKQIHIS